The Catenulispora sp. GP43 genome segment CCCGTCCGGGCGTGACCGGAACGTCGGGGTGCTTGCGGGCGCGGGCGGCGACCGCGGTCTTCTCGTCGATCGACAGCAGCACCGCGCCCGGCGGCGGATTGAGGTACAGCTGGCGGATGTCGGTGGCGCGGTCCCAAGACACTAGGTCGTCGCGGCGGTTGAGCCAGCGGCGGACCTTGTGCCGCAAGCGCGCCCGGCAATCAGCTCCCGTGCCCCGCCTAACTCCCGCCCCGCACCCGCCGCAGCGCCCGCGCCTGGGCCCGCGTCGACACCCGGATCAGCTTCTCCCCGTACTCGTCCTCGGCGATGGCCACGCTCTGGGGCTTCATCGGGAAGTCGGTCCGGATCGGTTCCTGCTCGAGCACCGCGTCCATGATGGAGATCCCGGGTCGGTGTGCCTCCTTGCGCCGCCGGTGGTCGCCCAGCGCCTGCCGCTTCCAGCGTCCGAAGGGGGTGAGCCCGGCGTTGGCGGAGATCAGCGCTATGGCGGCGACGCGGGCCGTCTCGACCGAGATGATCGCGTCGGCACGGGGCATGAACTGCGGGGCCCATTCCTCGCCCTCGACGATCCACCGGTCGGTGGCGGCGGCCTCGTCGGCGTTCGCTCCGAGGCGCTCGGCGCGCGAGTAGCCGATGGAGTAGCGCAGGGGCGGCAGGCCGAGCGTTTGCGGGAAGTAGAGCTCGAGCATGCTGCGCCGTATCGCCGGTCCGAGGACCACCACCCGGTCGCAGTCTCCGCCGATCAGCCGTCCCCACAACTCGGCGCTGCCATACAACCGGTCCGTCGCCGCGTCCCACTGGTCGTCGTACATGCGCGCATGCTAGCTCCCGATCCGTTCCCACCCGCGCCGCACCGGCGCCTCGCTCAGGCCGTGGGGGTCGCGGCTGCGGTACACGATGTACGGCCGGAACAGGTAGTGGATCGGCGCGCTGAACATATGTACCAGGCGCGTGAAGGGCAACAGCGCGAACAACAGCATGCCGATCACCGCGTGGATCTGGAACGGGATCGGGGCCTGGGCCATCAGCCCGGTCTTCGGCTGCAGCAGGAACAGGCTGCGGGCCCAGGGGGCGATGGTGGCGCGGTAGTCGTAGCCCTTGGCGAGTCCGGCGTGCGTGAGCTTGGCGACCAGCCCCATGACGATCGCGGTCAGCAGCACCAGGTACATCAGCTTGTCGTTGCGCGTCGTGGCCAGGAACACCGCCGGCGTGGTGCGCCGCCGGTAGATGAGCATGAGGATGCCGACGACCGCCAGCACCCCGGCGGCGGTCCCCGCGAACAGCGACAGCAGGTTGTACCCGTGTTCGTGCAGGCCCAGCGCGTACGTCCACGACGAGGGCACGAACAACCCCATCAGGTGCCCCGCCAGCACGAACAGCAGGCCGTAGTGGAACATCGGCGAGGCGATGTTCAGGATGCGCCGCTCGTAGCTCTCCGACGAGCGGGTCGTCCACCCGAACTTGTCGTAGCGGTAGCGCCACACCAGGCCGGTGACCAGTATCGCGGCGGCGATGTAGGGGAGCGCGCCCCACAGGAACGTCTGCACGTCGTGCTCCTCTATCGATCCGGAGTTAATACGGGGAGCAGATCGAGATGGCCGTACGGACGCAGCGCCGCCGTATCCGGATCCAGCCCGACCGTCTCGCGCGGCGGCCTGGCAGCGGCCAGCGCCCCCGCGGCGGCCCGGTCCTTCGGCGACGGCCCCGGCAGCGTCGAGCACACCGCCGCCAGCACTGACCCGTACGCCGTCCCGTGCTCCACAAGCGCCAGCCGCAGCAACTCCAGCCCCGGCCGGTGGCGCAGCAGCAGCCCCGCATCCCCGCGAGCCGCCGCGAACTCCAGTACCACCGGCAAGAAGTCCGGCAGCTCCGTCTCGCCGAAGTCGAACCCCGCCTCCCGGAACGTGGCCTTGAGCTCGACCAGCGACGCGCCCCGCCGCCGGGTGTCCCCGTCGAGCCACCACGTCAGATACAGGCTGTGCCGGTTCTTGAAGTCGAACACTTCGACGTAGTGCGAGGCCGCCTGCGTCGCCGGCATCGCCGAGACCTGGTCCACGAACGCCACCAGCGTGCGCGCGCCCCGGCCGCCGACCGCCACCAGCGCCGAGCGCACCAGCGCAAGACGCTCCCACCACGCCGCATCGGGATAGTCGAGCAGGTGTGCGGCGGCCTGAAGCACCACCCGATCCCGCCGCCGGAGGGCGGCAGCGCTGGAACCCCGGGCCATCAGACCTCCTCCTCCCGATCAGCCGTCTGACGCCGCCGCATCCCGCGGAAGTCCTCCAGTGAGATCAACGGAAGCCGTCTCTTCTTCCCCGAGTCGTCGCCGAAGGGCCCGTTCTCGCCGAGGGACCCGGTCTCGGCGTCGGCGTCGGAAACGCTGCACCCGGACCCCAACGCCGCCTCCTCCAAGGCGTGCGCATCGGCCATCGCCGCTGTGGGGATCACATAGCGGTCCTCGTACTTGGCGATCGCCAGCAGCCGGTACATGTCTTCGATCTGCGCCGAAGGCTCCTCCGGAGCCGTCCCGAGGTTCACCTCCCGCATGTACGCGCGCATCGCGGCCAGCCGCCCCAGCGCCGCACGCACCGGGACGACGTCCCCGGCGGTGAACAGCTGCGCCAAGTACTCGACGGGGATGCGCAGCGCGTCGATGGCGCCGAACAGGTTGTCCCCGTCCTCGCCGTCGTGACCGGACTCGGCGATGGCCTCCACGACCGGCGACAGCGGCGGGATGTACCAGACCATCGGCAGCGTGCGGAACTCCGGGTGCAGCGGCAGCGCCACCTTGTAGTCACAGATCAGCTTGCGCACCGGCGAGCGCCGCGCGGCCTGCATCCAGTCGTACGGGATGCCGGAGGCTTCGGCGGCGCGCGCCACCTCGGGGTCGTCCGGGTCGAGGAACACGCCGAGTTGCGCCTGGTACAGGTCGCGGTCGTCGGCGGTCTCGGCCGCGGCGGTGACCCGGTCGGCGTCGTAGAGCATGACGCCGAGGTAGCGCAGCCGTCCGGGGCACGTCTCCGAGCACACCGTCGGCAATCCGACCTCGACGCGCGGATAGCAGAACGTGCATTTCTCGGCCTTGCCGGTGCGGTGGTTGAAGTAGATCTTCTTGTAGGGGCAGGCCGTGACACACTGCCGCCAGCCCCGGCAGCGGTCCTGGTCCACCAGCACGATGCCGTCCTCGGTGCGCTTGTACAGCGCGCCGGACGGACACGAGGCGACGCACGCCGGGTTGAGACAGTGCTCGCAGATCCTCGGCAGGTAGAACATGAACGCTTGCTCGAATGCGAACCGCACCGTCTCCCCGACCTGCTCCCGCATCTTCTGCACGATCGGGTCCTGATCCCCGCGCTCGGAGGTGCCGCCCAGGTTGTCGTCCCAGTTGGCGCTCCACCGGACGGTGTCCATGGGCTTGCCGGTCAGCAGCGAGCGGGGCCGGGCCACGGGGTAGTCGTCGCCCAGTGGCGCCTGCTGGAGGTTCCCGTAGTCGTAGGTCCAGGGCTCGTAGTAGTCGTCGACGGTGGGCAGCACCGGGTTGGCGAAGATCTCGGCGAGCTTCTTCAGCCGGCCGCCCTGCTTCAGCTTCAGCCGGCCGCGCCGGTCCCGCTCCCAGCCGCCCTTCCACCGCTCCTGGTCGGAGTAGCGCCGCGGGTATCCCAGGCCGGGCCGGGTCTCGACGTTGTTGAACCAGACGTATTCCATGCCGCGCCGGTTGGTCCAGGTCTGCTTGCAGGTGACCGAGCACGCGTGGCAGCCGATGCACTTGTCGAGGTTCATCACCATCGCGATCTGCGCCATGACGCGCATCAGTACTGGACCTCCTGCGATCGGCGCCGGATGACGGTGACCTCGTCGCGCTGGTTGCCGGTCGGGCCGAGGTAGTTGAAGGCCCAGGACAGCTGGGCGTAGCCGCCGATCAGGTGCGTGGGCTTGAGCATGACCCGGGTCAGGGAGTTGTGGATGCCGCCGCGCTTGCCGGTCTTCTCGGCCTTGGGCACGCCCACGGTGCGGTCCTGCGCGTGGTGCATGTAGACCGTCCCCTTGGGCATCCGGTGCGACACGACGGCGCGCGCGACGACCACCCCGTTGCGGTTGACCGCCTCGATCCAGTCGTTGTCGTGCACGCCGATGGCGGCGGCGTCCTGGTCGGACATCCAGATGACCTGTCCGCCGCGTGACAGCGAGAGCATGAACAGGTTGTCCTGGTACTCGGAGTGGATGGACCACTTGTTGTGCGGCGTCAGGTACCGGACGGTGACCTCGGCCTGGCCGTCGGGGCCGAGCCGGGGCTCGCCGAACAGCCGGTTCATGTCCAGCGGCGGCCGGTAGACCGGCAGCGCCTCGCCGAACTCGTGGATCCAGTCGTGGTCCAGGTAGAAGTGCTGGCGGCCGGTGAGGGTGTGCCAGGGCTTGAGGTGTTCGGTGTTCAGGGTGAAGGGGGCGTAGCGGCGTCCGCCGGATTCGTTGCCGGACCATTCCGGAGAGGTGATGACCGGGACCGGTGCGGCCTGGGTGTCGGCGTAGGTGATCTGCTTGCCCTCGTTCTCGGCGGCCAGGTGCGCGAATTCCTTGCCGACCTGCTTCTCCAGCTGGTGGAAGCCTTGGACGGCCAGCCGTCCGTTGCTGGTGCCGGACAGGTGCAGGATCGCGTTGCAGGCCTTGATGCCGGTGTCGATCAGGGGGCGTCCGTCGGCCGGTCCGCCGCGCGCCGTCCCGTTCAGGGCCTTCAGAGCCTCGACTTCTTTGTCGGGGACGAATTTCAGGCCCTTGACCGGCAGCCCGAGCTTCTCCACGTTCGGCCCCAGCGTGGCCATCTTCGCCGCGACCGCCGTGTAGTCGCGCTCGACGACGGCCAGCGCGGGCATCGTCTTGCCCGGCACCGGTTCGCACTGGCCGAGCTTCCAGTCCAGCACCACGCCGCCGGGCTGCGCGATCTCGCCGGGGGTGTCGTGTTGCAACGGTGCGGCGACGATGTCGTGCCGGGTGTCCAGGCGTCCGGCGGCCAGTTCGCTGAAGCGCCGGGCGACGGCGTGGAAGGCGTCGAAGTCGGTGCGGGCCTGCCACGGCGGGTCGACGGCGGGGCTGAAGGAATGGATGTAGGGATGCATGTCCGTGGAGGACAGGTCGTGCTTCTCGTACCAGGTGGCCGCCGGCAGGACGACGTCGGACAGCAGCGCGGAGGACGTCATCCGGAAGTCCAGCGACAGCAGCAGGTCCAGCTTGCCCTCGGGGGCTTGCTCCCGCCAGGTCACGTCGTGCGGCCGCACGTCTTCGTGTGCTTCCTCGGCGCTGAGGGAGGAGTGCGTTCCCAGCAGATGCTTGCTGAAGTACTCCGCGCCCTTCGCGGAGGATCCCAGCAGGTTGGCACGCCACAAGGTGAGGATCCGGGGCCAGTTCTGCGGCGCGTCGGGGTCCTCGCAGGCGAAACCGAGCCGTCCGGCCTTCAGTTCGTCCACCACGTGCGCCGCCGGCTCCTTGCCCGCGGCTCGTGCCTCGTCGACGAGGTCCAGCGGGTTCCGGTCGAAGGTCGGGTAGGACGGCATCCATCCCAGCCGCGCCGAGCGCGCCAGACAGTCGGCGCCGGTCATGCCTCGCATGGTGCCGGAGGCGAGCGGGGAGGTGAGGACCTCGGTGCGGAACTGGTCGTAGCGCCACTGGTCGGTGTTCAGGTAGAAGAACCCGGCGCCGATGGCCTGGCGGGGCGGGCGTGACCAGTCGTTGGCCGAGGCCAGGGTGGCCCAGCCGGTGGCCGGCCGGCACTTCTCCTGGCCGACGTAGTGGGCCCAGCCGCCGCCGTTGCGGCCCTGGCAGCCGGTGAGGGTGAGCAGCGCCAAGAAGGACCGGTAGATGGTCTCGGAGTGGAACCAGTGGTTGGTGCCGGCGCCCATCAGGATCATGCACCGGCCGCCGGATCTCGCGGCGGTGTCGGCGAACTCGCGGGCGATCTTCACCGCGAGCCGGGCCGGGACGGAAGTCTGGGCCTCGGCCCAGGCCGGGGTGCCCGGCGCTGTGGCGTCGTCGTAGCCGGTGGGCCAGATGCCGGGCAGGTCGGTGCGCGCCACGCCGTATTGGGCGAGCAAGAGGTCGAACACGGTGGTGACCAGCGGTCCGCCGGGGTGCAGCCGGATGGCCGGGACGCCCCGGGTGTGGATCTCGCCGCGGCCCTGGCCGTGTGCTCCGCCGTCGGTGTCGAAGCGGGGGAGCAGGACTTCGGCGGGGATCGCTTCGGGCAGTCCGAGCACGCTCAGGCGCGGTTCGACGCCGTCCAGGTCCAGGTTCCAGCGGCCCTGGCCGGACTCGGTCCAGCGGAAGCCGATGGAGCCGTTGGGGACGACGGGGCGGCCGGTGGCGGCGTCCAGGACGACGGTCTTCCAGGCAGCGCCGTCGGTTGCCGGTGCCTGGCTGTCCGCACCGTCGTCCAGGTCGGCGGCGCGGACGAACTTGTCGGGGACGTAGTAGCCGCCCCGGTCGTGTTCGGCCAGGGTGATCAGGAACGGCAGGTCGGTGAACTGCTTGACGTAGGAGTCGAAGAACTCGTTGTGGCCCTCGACGAAGTGTTCCTTGAGGATGACGTGGCCCATGGCGATGGCCAGCGCGGCATCGGTGCCGGGGTGCGGGTGCAGCCACTCGTCGGCGAACTTGGCGTTGTCGGCGTAGTCCGGGGCGACGGCCACGACCTTCTGGCCCCGGTAGCGGGCCTCGGCCATCCAGTGCGCGTCGGGGGTGCGGGTGACCGGGACGTTGGAGCCCCACATGATCAGGTAGGCGGCGTCCCACCAGTCGCCGGACTCCGGGACGTCGGTCTGGTCGCCGAAGACCTGCGGGGAGGCCACCGGCAGGTCGGCGTACCAGTCGTAGAACGACAGCATGGTGCCGCCGATCAGTGACATGAAGCGGGCGCCGGAGGCGTGGGAGACCATGGACATGGCCGGGATCGGGGAGAAGCCGGCGACGCGGTCGGGGCCGTGCTCGGCGATGGTGTGCACGTGGGCCGCGGCGATGATGTCCACGGCCTCGTCCCACGTGGCGCGCACCAGGCCGCCTTTGCCGCGGGCCTGCTGGTAGGCGCGGCGGCGCTCGGGGTCGGCCTGGATCGCGGCCCACGCGGCGACCGGATCGCCGCCGGCGGCGGTCTTGGCGGCGCGGAACTGCTCCAGCAGGACGCCGCGGATGTAGGGGTACCGCACGCGCGAGGGGGAGTAGGTGTACCAGGAGAAGGAGGAGCCGCGCGGGCAGCCGCGGGGTTCGTACTCGGGGCGGTCCGGGCCGACGGAGGGATAGTCCGTGGCCTGCGTCTCCCAGGTGATGATGCCGTCTTTGACGTAGACCTTCCAGCGGCACGAGCCGGTGCAGTTGACGCCGTGGGTGGAGTGGACGATCTTGTCGTGGCTCCAGCGGTCGCGGTAGAAGACGTCGCCTTCCCGGCCGCCCTGGTACTGGACGCTGTGCAGGTCGTTCGCGGTGCTGCCGCGGAGGAAGTACTTTCCGGCCGCGAGCAGGAGCGCGTCGGGCTCCGTGGATCCGTCGCTCGGCACCGGGCCTCCTTGATGGCGAGTCTCCTTCACTCCTTGTGGTGACCCGTGCGGGAGGTGCGAACCGGCCGGTCACCTGTCCGGAGCAGCGGGGACGCGTTATGTGCAACCCACCGGTTGCGTGTTCGGGCACCCATGTGCAACCCTGGAGTTGCACGTTACGATCGCACTGAAGGAACGAGGGAGCACGCCATGAGCACCGACATCCAGGACCGCATCGAGCGCGAGACCCTGATCGCCGCCTCCCAGGACCGGGTCTGGTCCCTGGTGACCGAGCCCGGCTTCTGGGTCGCCCCGACCGGCGCCACCGCCGCCGCGGGCCAGACCACCGTCGCGCACCACGACGAGTACGGCGACTACCCGGTGCGGGTGGAGAAGGTCGACCCGAAGAGCTATGTGTCCTACCGCTGGGCCAGCGCGTACAAGGGGCAGGAGTTGCGTGAGGGCATCACGACCCTGATCGAGTTCACCCTCACGCCCGAGGACGGCGGCACCCGGCTGCGCGTGGTCGAGAGCGGCTTCGCCGCGCTGGACGGCGGCGAGGACACCCGGCGCGGGGCGCTGAAGGACAACACGGAGGGCTGGGCGCAGGTGATGGAGGCGCTGCGCAAGCGCGCCGAAGAGGCTGCGTGAGGTCGCGGGGGGTTTCGATGGATCCGATAGCGGGGGGTGGCGGCGGGGCCGCGGCCGCGACGTCCGGCGGCGATGAACCCGGCCTCGCTGCCGAACCCGGCCTCGCTGCCGAACCCGTCGACGAGGTCCTGGCCGCCCTCGCCGACCCGACCCGCCGCCGCCTGCTCGACCTGATCTCCGCCCGCGGTACCGCCTCGGCCACCGAGCTCGCCGGCGGGCTGCCGGTCACCAGGCAGGCCGTGGTCAAACACCTGGCCGTCCTCGACGCCGCGGGCCTGGTCACCGGGCGCCGGCAAGGCCGTGAGGTCCGCTACGAGGTCCGCTCCGCCGCCCTGGATGCCACCGCGCGCTGGATGGCCTCCCTGGCCGCCGACTGGGATCGCCGCCTGGCACGGATCAAGGCCGTCGCCGAAGCGGCGGAGGTTGCGGCGCGCGACGAGCACCACTGATACGCCAGTATGCCGCTACGCCGGTATGCCGATATGCAGTGACGACACGCCGACCGCGCCCCGCCGCGTTTCTTAACGAGAATTTCAGGTCCGCCTGCAAAGCTGTCTAGCTCCGGTGATTCGCGCTGCTGTCGACAGCGCGAATCACCGGAGCCTGTTTTCAGGCCGGTTTCAGACCGGTCTCAGGCCGGGGAGGCGACCGGCGCGTCGACGCCCCAGCGCCCCACCGCGTAGCGCACCGCCCCCACGACCGGAGCGTCGGTCACCACCGTGATGGGTCCGGGCGCGCGCTCCCGGACCCGGTGCAGCAGCCGGGGATGTCCTGCGGCCGCCACCGAGCCGCCGAGCAGGACCGGCGGATCCTGCAGATCCAGACGGCGGGCCGCCGACCCGGCCATGCCCGCGATCTCGTCGGCCAGCACGTCGATCAACCAGCCCGCGACCGCATCGCCGGCATCCGCCGCGGCGAACACCGCCGGCGCCAACCCGGCCAGCCGCCGGTCGGACTCCTGGCCGCGGTGGATCGCCAGGACAACGTCCAGGGCCCGCTCCCGGCCGAAGTGCGCGGTGACGGCGTCGAGCAGCGCGGTCGCCGGACCCCGGCCGTCCTCGGCGCGCACCGCCCAGAACAGCGCGGCCCGGCCCAGATCCCCGCCGCCGCCCCAGTCCCCGGACTCCCAGCCCAGGCCCGGGAACGTCGCGGTGCGGCCGTCGGGGGCCACCGCCACGCAGTTGATGCCGGTGCCGCAGACCACTGCGACGCCCTGCCGCTCCGGCGAGCCCGCGTAGAGCACGGCGAAGGTGTCGTTGGCGACGTAGACCTCCTCGGCCCAGCCGCGCGCCTCGACCTCGGCCTGCAAGGCGGCGATCTCCTCGGGCAGGTCGGCGCCGGCCAGGAAGGCCCCGATGCCGCGCACCGGGGCGCCGCCGCCCTCCTGGAGTACCTCGGCGACCAGCGCGTCCAGGACCGCCATCGCCGCCGGCACGCCCAGCGCCTGCGGCCGGAACGCCCCGCCGACGGCACGGCTCACCTGCGAGCCGTCGGCGCGGACCAGGCGCACATCGGTCTTGCTGTTGCCGCCGTCAACGGCGAGAAGCAGTACGTCGCGGCGTCCCTCAGCGGTGCTCATGAGCGGCACCCTATCGCCGCCGCGCGATCTTCCCTCACTCGCCGCTGGGCGGCACCTTCGGCCTGGGCTGGATGGACAGCGGGCTGATCCCCACCATCGTCAGACCGGCGCGCGCATAGCTCAGGAACACCGAGCGCGCGGCCCGGCAGACCGCGCATCGTGCTCGCTCCCGTCGCCAGACCCCGGACAGCTCACGCCCGAGCTCGTCGGCGTATCGCTGGAACACCACCCGGTCTTGGTCGGCGACGGACATCGGCGGCTCCTGACTGCGACTGACAGATGTGATCTGGGTTACAGCCATATTGCTGACACCTGCTTGAAAGGTCAACGACCAGTGACGACTCGGCTCCGACCGCGGAACTCGGCGACGATCTCCTCAGTCGGACCAGCACCATCGCCCGAGCCGTCCGCACCACCCCGCGTTACCGTCACGTCATAGATCCCGCTCCGCCCGGCCAGCACCCGCTCGACCGCGCACGCCGTGAGCACATCGCCCTCGGCCACCGGCGCCAGGAAGCTGACGTCGGCCCCAGCCGCGACCGTCACCGGCCCATGGCTGTTGCAGGCCAGCGCGAACGCGGTGTCGGCAAGCAGGAACACGTACCCGCCATGCCCGATGGCGTGCCCGTTCAGCATGGAGGCGGCCACCCGCATCCGCGCCACAGCCCGCCCCGGCGCCAGCTCGACAAGCTCGATCCCCAGCCCCGCCGAGGCCTTGTCGGCGTCGAACATGCGGCGTGCGGCGTCCAGCCCGGCGGCTTCTTCGGCGGCTTCTCTTTCGGTGTGCATGCCAGCGACTTTATGCCGCCGTGGGATCCGGCCCGCGCACGGCCACCCGCAGTTCGGCGAACGCCTCGGCCAGCGAGTCCGGCGTGTAGTGCGCGTTCAACCCGCTGGGATTGGGCAGCACCCACAACCCCGTCGCCCCCACCGTCTGCTCCTGACGCCCCATCACCGCCTTCGGCGCGTCGAACGCGACCCGGTACGCCCCGATCCCGACCACCGCCAGCCAGCGCGGCCGGAACTCGGCCACCTTCGCCCGCAGCACCTCCCCGCCGGTGCGGTACTCCTCCGGCCGCAGCTCGGCGGCGCCGGCCGTCGCGCGCGCCACCACGTTCGTGATGCCCAGGCCCAGCCCGATCAGCTGCTCCTGCTCGGCCGGCGCGAGCTGGCGCGGGGTGAAGCCGGAGCGGTGCAGGGCGGGCCAGAAGCGGTTGCCGGGGCGGGCGAAGTGGTGTCCGGTCAGGGCCGAGAGCAGGCCGGGGTTGATGCCGCAGAACAGGACGTCCAGGTCCGGCGCGATGACGTCGGCCAGCGTGCGGCCGTTCGCGGCGGCCAGGTCTTCGGGGGTGTGGCGGGCCGTCATGGGTACGACCGTACGCGACGCTGCCGGGCCCCGCCGCCCGCGCGCCACCGTGACGGGCGCCCCAGAACGAGTAAGAATCCTGAGTATGTCGGATCTTCCCGTTCTGAACACTTCGGACCCCGAATACGCCCGCGACCCCTACGCCGCGCTGGCCCCGATCGTCGAGGCCGGACCGGTGGTCCGGGCCGTGGTGGACGGACTGGCCGTCTGGCTGGTCACCGGCTACGACGAGGCCCTGTTCGTACTGTCCTCACCGCAGATGAGCATCGACGGCATCAAGAACTCCGGGCCGGAAGCGCGCGAGGTGTTCTGGGCCGGCGCCGCCGACCATGGCCTGCAATCGCACATGGGACGCGTGGACCCGCCGGACCACACCCGGCTGCGCGGCCTGGTCCAGCAGACCTTCACCCCGCGCCGGGTCGCGGCGTTGGAGCCGTGGATCCGGGGGATCGCCCGCGACCTGATCGCGGCGTTCCCCACCGGTGACGCCGAGATCGATCTGATGGAGGCGTTCGCGCTGCCGCTGCCGATCACGGTGATCGCCGAGCTGCTGGGCATCGACATCGCGCAGCGCGCCGATTTCCGGCACTGGGCCGACACCGTCCTGCAGGCCGACGAGCGGCAGGTGCCGGAGTCGGCCGTGGCGGCGCGCGAGATCTCCGCGCTGTTGGCCGGGCTGATCGAGCAGCGCCGTGCCGCCATCGGCGACGCGCCGCTGGACATCTCCCATGAGGGCACGTTGATCGACGGCCTGATCCGGGCCCACGACCGGGGCGACAAGCTGAACGAGGCCGAGCTGGTCTCGCTGCTGTTCCTGTTGCTGGGCGCCGGGTACGAGACCACGGTCAACCTGATCGGCAACGGCACGCTGACCCTCCTGTCCGACCCCGCGCGCCTGGCCGCGCTCCGGGACGACCCGGCCCTGCTGCCGGCCGCGATCGAGGAGTTCCTGCGGCTGGACCCGCCGGTGAAGGTGGTGTTCCCGCGCTACCCGCTGGCCGACGTCGAACTCGGCGGGGCGCTGATCCGCGCCGGCGAGCCGGTGGTGGTGCACTTCAGCGCGGTCAGCCGGGACGAGCGCCGTTACAACGACCCGGCCGTCTACCGTCCTGGCCGCGGCGCCGACCGCTCCGAGCCCTCGCACCTGACGTTCGGCTACGGCCTGCACCACTGCCTGGGCGCACCGCTGGCGCGGCTGGAAGCGCGGATCGCTTTCGGTGAGCTGCTGAGCGCATATCCGCACCTTGAGTTGGCGGCCCCGGAAGAGTCGCTGCACTGGGACCACAGCCGACTGTTCCGCGGGCTGTCCGGGCTGCCGGTGCGGCTGGGGGACCGGGCCGCCTGAGAGATGTCAACCCCATGATGACAACCTGTCCGGACGTTAAAATGTCATAACATTCGGTTGACCGGCTGCCCGGTCCGCAGGAAGCTCGCACCAAGTGGCCACCACAAGCACCGGTAGCGACGGAGGCTGGCATGACACTCTTGGGGCTGGTCGGCGTCGGGCGCATCGGGGCCTTCCACGCCAGGACCCTGCACGGTCTGCCGGACGTCGAGGTGGTGGTCGCCGACGTGCAGGCCGGCCGGGCCGAGGAGCTGGCCGCCGCGCTCGGCACGCGCTGGGCCCCGGACATCGGCTCGCTGCTGCGCACCGATCTGGACGCGCTGGTCGTCGCCACCTCCACCGGCAGCCACGCCGAGCTGATCGAGCGTGGCGTCGCCGCCGGCATCCCGGTGTTCTGCGAGAAGCCGGTCGCCGAGAACAGCGCCAAGACGCTGGAGGTCATCAAGAGCGTCGACAAACACGGCGGCCGGGTGCAGATCGGGTTCCAGCGGCGCTTCGACGCCGGCTACGCGGCGGCGCGCGCCGAGGTGCGGGCCGGGGCGCTGGGCCGGGTGCACACGGTGCGGGCCCAGACCTGCGATCCGGTGCCGCCGCCGGCCCGGTACATCGCGACCTCCGGCGGGATCTTCCGGGATTGCAGCGTGCACGACTTCGACGCGATCCGCTGGGTGACCGGCCGGGAAGTGGTGTCGGTGTTCGCCTCCGGTTCGAACCGGGGCGCGCCGTTCTTCGCCGAGTTCGGGGACGCTGATACCGCCGCGGCCGTGCTGCGGCTGGAGGACGACGCGCTCGCGACCGTGACGGCGACGCGGTATCACGGTGCGGGGTATGCGGTGACGCTGGATGTGGCCGGGACGAACGCCAGTGTCGGCGCCGGGTACGACGACGGGCTGCCGGTGCGGCCGGTGGGCGTGCCCGTGCCCGATCCCGGCGGCGGCCGTG includes the following:
- a CDS encoding N-acetylglucosamine kinase; protein product: MSTAEGRRDVLLLAVDGGNSKTDVRLVRADGSQVSRAVGGAFRPQALGVPAAMAVLDALVAEVLQEGGGAPVRGIGAFLAGADLPEEIAALQAEVEARGWAEEVYVANDTFAVLYAGSPERQGVAVVCGTGINCVAVAPDGRTATFPGLGWESGDWGGGGDLGRAALFWAVRAEDGRGPATALLDAVTAHFGRERALDVVLAIHRGQESDRRLAGLAPAVFAAADAGDAVAGWLIDVLADEIAGMAGSAARRLDLQDPPVLLGGSVAAAGHPRLLHRVRERAPGPITVVTDAPVVGAVRYAVGRWGVDAPVASPA
- the mug gene encoding G/U mismatch-specific DNA glycosylase; protein product: MTARHTPEDLAAANGRTLADVIAPDLDVLFCGINPGLLSALTGHHFARPGNRFWPALHRSGFTPRQLAPAEQEQLIGLGLGITNVVARATAGAAELRPEEYRTGGEVLRAKVAEFRPRWLAVVGIGAYRVAFDAPKAVMGRQEQTVGATGLWVLPNPSGLNAHYTPDSLAEAFAELRVAVRGPDPTAA
- a CDS encoding ArsR/SmtB family transcription factor, giving the protein MAALADPTRRRLLDLISARGTASATELAGGLPVTRQAVVKHLAVLDAAGLVTGRRQGREVRYEVRSAALDATARWMASLAADWDRRLARIKAVAEAAEVAARDEHH
- a CDS encoding cytochrome P450; amino-acid sequence: MSDLPVLNTSDPEYARDPYAALAPIVEAGPVVRAVVDGLAVWLVTGYDEALFVLSSPQMSIDGIKNSGPEAREVFWAGAADHGLQSHMGRVDPPDHTRLRGLVQQTFTPRRVAALEPWIRGIARDLIAAFPTGDAEIDLMEAFALPLPITVIAELLGIDIAQRADFRHWADTVLQADERQVPESAVAAREISALLAGLIEQRRAAIGDAPLDISHEGTLIDGLIRAHDRGDKLNEAELVSLLFLLLGAGYETTVNLIGNGTLTLLSDPARLAALRDDPALLPAAIEEFLRLDPPVKVVFPRYPLADVELGGALIRAGEPVVVHFSAVSRDERRYNDPAVYRPGRGADRSEPSHLTFGYGLHHCLGAPLARLEARIAFGELLSAYPHLELAAPEESLHWDHSRLFRGLSGLPVRLGDRAA
- a CDS encoding Gfo/Idh/MocA family oxidoreductase; this encodes MTLLGLVGVGRIGAFHARTLHGLPDVEVVVADVQAGRAEELAAALGTRWAPDIGSLLRTDLDALVVATSTGSHAELIERGVAAGIPVFCEKPVAENSAKTLEVIKSVDKHGGRVQIGFQRRFDAGYAAARAEVRAGALGRVHTVRAQTCDPVPPPARYIATSGGIFRDCSVHDFDAIRWVTGREVVSVFASGSNRGAPFFAEFGDADTAAAVLRLEDDALATVTATRYHGAGYAVTLDVAGTNASVGAGYDDGLPVRPVGVPVPDPGGGRGGGGGGGGGAAWPKGPAYAGFMDRFHQAYIDELQAFVRFAQGRIENPCPVGDALEALYVAEACDVSRTENRPVTITEVRR
- the paaI gene encoding hydroxyphenylacetyl-CoA thioesterase PaaI, with the translated sequence MHTEREAAEEAAGLDAARRMFDADKASAGLGIELVELAPGRAVARMRVAASMLNGHAIGHGGYVFLLADTAFALACNSHGPVTVAAGADVSFLAPVAEGDVLTACAVERVLAGRSGIYDVTVTRGGADGSGDGAGPTEEIVAEFRGRSRVVTGR